ACAGAAATTCCAAGAAGTCATTCATTCTTTACCCTTTACAGTCTATTCTGTCACATGCACACGCACATGTCACTTTGCTCTTTCTTTTTATGCTGACAGCTATACaggggaaatttttaaaaagcgaagtttaaaaaaaaaaagcataaggCAGCAGCAAATCCTTCCTGAGAAATAGCTGCCAACTGTACGTAAAAGCAGCAAGAGCAGCTAATTAAAAAGTCCTGGTGCAGAAGTAGATCCCTAATCAGGGAGGGCGAAGGAAGGCTTACACAGGTATGGAGCAACTTCAACTCCCATGGCAACCAAGCAGAGCTCTGCCATTATCTTACTCTGCAGTAATTCTTGTAGGATCatctgctttcccctccccctctgctcccaccACCTTTTCAGTCTGCAGCAGTAGCAAGGAGGTTCTTAACATATCCtggcaaagccaaagcctgcaGTTCCTCCAGGCAGAACTCACACTGGACCAGCTTCTCCTCTCAGTTCCACCAGAGCAACCATATTGATGTAGGTGGGGTTACACTGATTCACAGGAGAATGCAGCACTTcttgggtggggagaggtgttTGCCTGAGTAATGGTTTGTGGGCCGCCCGCTCCCCTATATGCCCGTGGCCTTCAATCTGAACAGGAGGCATACAGGAGGGGAGACACCCATCCCTCCAGCATGCTTTCCCCTCCTTCTCAATTGACGCCCCTCTCCGGGGTGCTGGCTCCTTGGAGTCGGAGGGGGCATTGCATCTAGCTAGGTTCCTCTGAGTTATTCCCTTCCCACCAAACCTGCCCGGGGAACATGTAGAAGTCCGTACACAGTCAGTCCTGACTGAAGCTGGTTCCCCTCCCACTGCTGAGTAAAAGAGAGACAGATGCACCATATGACCCTTTGTGGCTTTCCTAGAATTGTATTAGCTTAGAAAGAcacaaaacatttatatttaaactTATCCAATATTGCAGCAAATAAAAATGCTACATGTTGGACAACACCTTCCTGCACCACCAGAGAGGAAAAGATGGCCTGTCATTAAGGTACTGGAATGGGACTCTGGAGATCTTTTGGGTTTCAGTTctcaactctgccactgatttcctgtgtgactttggacaagtcacttcatctttttGGGCCTCAATTCCCCCACTGTAAAAGgaggataacaacacttcctttctcccactgaCTGTGTGTCTGGTtcatttagattttaagctcttcaggacacagACGATCTGTTCATATGTATCTGTGCAGTGCCGAGCATAACAGGAGCCTTACTTTGGTTGAGGCCAGTGGGTCCTACTAACATATAAATATGGGCGCTCAGCTGTGTCTGTAAATAAACTGCTATAATAATGGCTGTCATTCAGTTACCCccattttttaaatcaacccACATATTTTTTTAGATTAAATTAGCTTTATTCGGGAAATAAATAAACAGCATGAAAATATGGATGGCTGATGTAAAAACTCCACTTTCTAAAATTACACAGATAGTTAAAagagtatttttttccccacatactACTTCACAGTGGTCATATGAACTGACATTCCAGGAAAAATACTTTTCTGCccctaaaaaaacattttgaacatACTTGCAAAATATTAAGCCTagaaaagagagagcgagagaacaCCCAACTCCTTCATAAGCAAGCTTATTCAGTTATTTGTCTGTAGTTTTTGGAAATTTGATATTTCATTACAACTAATTATTGAAAAGGGCACTGTCAAGATAAAAACAAGGGATTTGAAAAATCCAACCCTGGGTCAGCAAAAACACTTTAGATTATTAAGAGCAAAAGGACTTTTCACCATTTCTGCTGCATGTCTAACTACgatttgcatttcactcagcttgcACAATAAAAGCAGACAAACAGTTTCATCTGTTTCTCGTGAATCAGGGACAGCACTGGGATATTTGGGCATCCAGCACTGCtcaggaaaatatttttgcatgaaaAAAGCTTTCATTGATTAAAACGAATAAAACAATTTAATGAAACCATTTCACtttcttgggccctgatcctggaagcTGATCTAATTCAGGATTGGGGGTTATATTATGAACTCTGTGCCCTTCTCCTGCCCAAATTCACATTAGGGTGCTGACAgtatctctttaaatattttgttttgcatcTGAATTATCTGATAACCATTTTCTGCAAGGAGtgaattttaaaatccatttctaTAAAAAGCAAATGGCTCAGATTTTCCTCACAATATTAACACAAGTTGTTTTTAATTACAACTCAGAACTATTTTTTCCTGCCACCCTTCTATCACATTCCTAAGCACTACTAAAAATTCAGCACTCATAGGCAGTATTTTAaagtccacattttaaaataatcatgtcAGGCAGAGTCAGCCCTTATAAATCACATGTAAAACAGTGCTGCTGATTTACTGTGAATGAAGCAGGCTATTCCACAGTGGCTCCAGAATGTCTTTCATTGTATACTTCACGTCTTGAAGCCCTTTAGTCTGCTGAATACAGATTTCTCTGTGGAACTGATTCACTCGATTAACTGATAAATGCATGACAACTTCCAAGCATCCCAAGCGCAGAGGTGCTACTTACCATGTGTAACTTGTTACAGAGAAGTGGAGGTTGCAAAGAGATTCCATAGGAATACTCACTGGAGCTTTTAAAAGGCTATAGTCTGATGTGCTTTGGCAGTTTGCTTTCTATACTCTATTCAAAGATCTATTGTCCTCTTAATAAACATTTATAACTCCCGTCAGTGTTAAAGGCAATTATGACCCTACATCTAGGAGTGCATTTCATAGAATTATTTaattgtcaggctggaagggacctcaagtagTCATCTAGTTGAACCCCCAggactgaggcaggactaagtatagctagaccatccctgacagaagTTTGTCTCCCATAGTCTTAAATACCTCCAAGAATGGGAATTCTACATCCTCCCcagtaacctattccagtgcttaactatccttcaTCCTCCTTCACTTCACTAGTACTGTAAATAATGCAGTGTCTATTAAGGCTTATTACATTGCTGTTTAGGATTGCTTTAGTGGAAACTTGACTTGCAGAGTTCAAAGGCCCTGTAGAAATCAGCAATAGAAAAGATCCATTAGTTTAACTATTGTCCAGTGTCCTGCTTGTGCCAAATTGTTCACTTGAAGATATTGGTAAATGCTAGTTTCCAATGTCCCAAGCAATGGGGCTTTGATATGCTTCTCTTTCTGCGTTGCGGCACAAGTCCTGTCATTCTTTGAAGATTTCAGATTCAATGGCAGATCTTTGGAATTACACTTCAGTATTCCAAAATTTTCCTTCACAATCCCTGTCCATCGGACTTTCCATGAAAGAGGGTTAAATGACATTGGAAAGATTTTCCCAGATTTTCTGACCTATACAGTGAAAGTTAATTCCCACAGCCGTGCAGGAGTGCACTGCAGTACCAAGCAGAGACTCCTCTGGTGTGGCACCAGGAGGATTGTTTGCAGTATTTGGGCTTTCAAACAATTTGACTGGGACAAGAGTTACCACTGCAATCTTGTGAGTTACAGCATCAATCCAAAAATAATTCATTGCTCTGCAACCTATTGGAGAATTGcagtctctctccttctcttcctcatctTATATGGAagtatattttctgttttccctGGCCAATTGCTACCATGTAGTCATTCCTCTTTCTTCGTTGATGTTTTGTTCCATCACTCCATTCTTCTCAGTgtctgtttttcagtttgctcTCAGCAGGGAGTAACTGTAGCTGTGAGAGAGTCTGTGAACCCATGACAGGATTTAATCAGTGGTTAAAGTGTACTGGGTTCAAAATCCTATCAGTGGTCCACTGGGGCTAAACTTAaacacatgagtaactttactcatatgaGAACTCCCATAGACGTCAAAGGGGCTATtcatgtgtaaagttactcacgTGCATAAGAATTGGCATAAATCCCAAGTGCTTAGATACTATAGTGATCAGTGCTACAGAAAACCCTAAGATAAACAGGCTGCAATGGTTTTGGCTGAAAGTTCAGGAACTCATGCAACAAAAGCAAAAAGAACTTCACTGAATCCATCCAGAATGGCCTGTAAGAAGGGAGAGCAGGTGATGATGAGGCTATGAGGTCAGGGGACTAGGGATGGAGAAAGAATGGGGTAGAGACAAAGGGGGTGTTTGTAACTTTCTCTTTGGGATAAAGGGTTGTATTTGAACCCAATATACATATTATATAATAGCTGCCAGCCTTCCCAGCTTTACAATTTTTGTTATTCATTCcttagctttatttaaaaaaataaatgccacAAACTTTTCTAGTGAGCATTTCCactgcaacattttaaaaattactgtgACCCAGAGGAAGGTCCCATCATCAGAgcacattaaaaaataaagaaaaaagataaaataaataaatattgtacaATAAAGTCACTTGCCCTGGAGTTTCAGAAAGTGATTGAGCacttaaaaaaccccacagacGGAATTTATCTGCTGCTTGAACTAGTGGATGTGGGGTTCTTGATGCACGTAGGAATGTGTTGAGGGCCACAATGGGAACTCCCTCTTCTCACCTACTTTAGTCAAGCTCCTCCCTTTAGTAAGAGCAAAGGCATACTCACATGATGCAACGTAAGGATTCATATGACACAGTAAAATCTGGCTGAATCCAACAATCACATGGCTAATGTGCAAGAATATTTATACAGTGTATAAAACAAACACCAAAATCATATCATAGAGTGTAAGGAATTCAAGTTATGAACATTCAGCCACAACCCACTGCTTTCAAAGTTACACACCGATGcgtatgtctctgtgtgtgactGATTGGAGAATCTGAATCCCAATGCAATGATAGACAGAATACAAATCTTTGGAGAGGGTACAGCATACTCATTTCTCTACAAAGGGTGCGGAGTTAAGACTCAGCCTTTACCCCTTCCTTTCCAGAAGTCTGGCAACCACAGGAGCACAAGAAAGGAGCAGGGGCTATGCTCCACCAGGAATCTGGCTAGCCCCGGACATGTGTGTATACATGTGGAGGGAAACaggtgggcagggggaagaagaggctTGCTCCTTCTACCATCCCCACATGTGCACCTGTGCTGGGACCGACTAGAATCTGTCCCTCAGTTTGGAACGTAAGAGTatcaactgttttttttaaaacactatttTGATAATTTTCAACAACATACTCCAGGACATTTGTACTGGTGGCATGAGGCAATGTGCTTAAGATACTATGGAGAAAGTAAACACAATGGGTAGATCTGCAGCTGATGtagatgacttcagtggagctgcaggatCTGACTCACTGGATTTTGTGTGGGCATGAAAATACACACAAGGATTCAAGCTGAGGGCTCTCCCTAGAGAGACTTTGCATGGGTATATTGGCAAGTACCCTCATTCCAGGGTTTATGAATTTGTTTCTATAATACACTTAAGGAAAAGTGTATCTTCTTTGACATAGGCATATTTGGGTGACTGTAATTTGCACAAAGGGAGGAACATGGGACAGCCACTTGCAACATTCATGTCGCTCACTGGCCTTTGAAATGAAGCAGAAGTCAGGTCTGGACGAAAAGCATCAATTACATGCTCTCTGTTGTTCTGGTCAAGCATCATAAATGTGACCTGAAAAATAATTGAGGGAAGAAAGGAACAATAATGATTTCTtgcatttcaaaacaaacaaacaaaaatcaaagacACAAAAACATTCGGACCCTGTGCATTTTGACTAGTGCAAATGTGCTACAAAAAACAGCTGAATACTCTATCGAAAACTAAACGCAAACTAAAACCAATGTTTCCCAGCTGGCAAGGTCAGCTAATGAGAACAAGGGAGATTATAATGGTTCCCAGATCAAATGTCTAAAACTTTGCCacttgtaaaataaaacaaagtcaaaaATTCTGTCTAGGTGGAGAATTACATGATGCAAAgactttccctctcccccctctcctGACAATGTAAAAAATAACCCATGAGTTTTGTTAAGACTGCTAAAGTAACTCTATCATTGTGGTTTGGATTTGAACTAGACAGATCGACTTGCTGTGTGCAAACATGCAGGAGGGATGAACAAAGTAAACAGTCTAGAATTTCCCCTGctcattattacttttattaacTTACTGTCATTTAgcttgaaatataaaatataaaaacaccttttaaaagTTATATGAATTCTGACCTTTGATTCGTTATTCTCTTTGGTTGGCTGGTTGGCATTATGGCTATTTATATAACGGGCTTACAGAACTATTGCTACACCAGAGTCAATGTTAAAACAATGTTTTAACAATGTCAATGTTAAAACAGGGATCAGAACCTCATTAaaccttttctctctttcctttatTATTGTTGCTGATCATCAAGCTACATGTGCAACTGGGTAAAATAAGACACAGAGTAGGTGCCCAAGATCACCCGAGGGAGTTTATGGCACAGATGGAAACAGAATGCAGATCTCCCGACTCCAGCTCCTGTGCTTTAGCCTCTTCCTGTACTATCTAGGTACATGGAGATATAGAAATGATGATGATAGGCTTTGGCTTAATCACAGACAAAGTTTTAGATACAACAAACCTAGAGTTTCGAGATATACGAGATTCTCGGTTCTTGCAAATGGTACAGAGCAGAAGCACAAAATCTCAATATCTTTGGGTACTATCCCAGCCTGTTTAAAGCTGAATTCTGCCCTTGGATTAGAGCATGGCTTGTAGTGATAGGAGAGGGGAATGAAGCCATGCTTCagttccattgaactcagtggaaagacTTTGCCTGACATCTGTGGGAGCTGGATTGAGCTTCTAATGTGCAATCAGGTGTGAAGACTGCTTTACCCTTACGTTCTATGCAGTAGAAAAAAAGCTGTGATACCCCACAGCAGAAAAACCAGTAAAGGGGAATTAAGTATCTCAGCATTATGAACAAGAGAAGTATGTTCTTTTTACCTTGTGTTTGAAAGGCCACGGAAGCAGAGCATCATACTCCCCTTTCATGACAACAAAGAAGAGAGAGACATGTGTTCCTTTCCCTGTTCCATCGCCATTCAGATAAGTCCTCAGACAGACTTTGTAGCCATACTTTGCAGTGTAGAAAGCTGAAAATTAGAACTTGTGGTTAGTCAGGCCACAGCCTACCAACAGTCTCTGAAAAATTCTGTATTCCTAGGCTCTCACATATGCAAAAGGTTTAAAATGAAACAGGTGCTCTGAGACCAAGGTGATGAGCATGGCAGATTAAACAGAATACCCTGTGGATTTCCAGCTGCAAGCACTGAAGGTCCAGTGGGGGAAGCCCTTTGAATGACTCAGACGTTGGTGAAGCTGATCTGTAATTACCCACAAGCACATGTTTTATCTAATCACTTCATTTCCTGGGGGGAAAATGATTGCAGTAGCCACTCAGGGCTTTCTCAGAGTGACATCAAATGACTTTACTTGGGATGAAGCAATGCAGATCCAGCAGATGTCACTGTAACCAGCAGCAGTCAGAGGGCAAATAAACTGAAACGAAAGGCCACGTACAACAAACAGTGCAGCAACACTGAACTTGTGGGCAATATCAGGCTGTACGGCATATGTTTCACAACCATTTCTTAGATACCTTATTTGAGGACATCAGATCCAGCACTGTCTATATTATTTTTACCCTTTTATTTTCTGAACTAAATACTTCTAGGCCAAGTTTTTCAGCTGGGCTAGAGTGTGCCTTCCCTTTTTACACGTCCAAATGGGGCCCACAAAATTCCATTGACATTTTTTTTGCCAGCACAAATATCGGCCTTTGTACCATTAGGTCACTGACTTGTGGCTGTAATTCAAGCTGTTTCCAGCTCCACTGCTATTATTTGTGCCCGCGATGGAAGAAcaattttttgcagaaaaaaataaatcccgTTTCTACATATGCACTGCTACAgctaacagaaaagaaaacatgaGTGCAGAAGCAGTTGTAGGTACACTAGTGAAGGTCAGCATACAGGCGTTTTAACATTCAGCTACGGTCAGATCAGTGACACTAGGCTGAAGTAGCCTCTGAAGACTGGCTGGACATCCACACAGCCAGCCATGCTGCAAGTATCCCAGCATCAAACATGGCTGCTTGGGTTAGGCACTTGGCCCTGTATTTTGCCCTTTGGGCACCCTTCCCTTACAATCCTGAGGTAGAGAGGGTCAAACTATAACTACAGAGCGGAAGTTGCCTTGTATTATAAACAGACAGAACTAGTGTGTCCTTTTATAAATATTGTCTTAGATCTGGGCACTATTTTAAAGAATCACTGGTCAAAAGAGCAGATAAGAGCATCATTCTTGAGACAACAGCTGGGTTTTCAAGAGCTGGATTTTACTGGAGTGTATATACTTGATGTTTTTTACCTGGGGAAAATAAGCTGACTACTCGTCCAGTCACAGAGTCGTGGTATTTTCTGCTGACATCTGTAATTTTCCATAAAAAGACTCCATCGTAGGACGCTTGTTCGAAAGACTGGAGACGCTTATGGAGTTTGCTCAGGCCTGCATCTTTCTGCGCCAGACATCGGTGCAGCTCTGCAATCTGGAAAAAATTATTCCTGTTCAAACCCACTCTGTTCTCTCTAGAGGACTTTCTGCTGCAAAGGCAGTCCAATAATGCAAGGACTCTCACCTGTGCCTCACACTATGGAGAgttgtgtgtgcgcgcgcactttttttttttaaacctcatgtACTAATTATTATAGAAGGCAAAAACACCTCGAGAGGTAACTTTTAAAATGCACAATGTTGGTTTAAGAGGATCGTGCTGTATCTGATTCAAGGTGCCTTGCTCTCTTATGACCTGAATCcaagaaatgctgagcacccctAATTCTCCATaccttttaggtgcctaaacatgggTTTAGAGGTCTACTTTAGAAACCaaggtttgaaaatgttaccaaaGCTACAGAGGGAGTTTTGGAGAtgggattagaactcaagagTTCCTCGCTCCCATTCCTGTGTTTGGACCATGCCTACCCACCCTCCATGATTCTTCTGTATATTTACTAACTACACAAACTGAACATAGACACATGGTCATAATAAATGTTTACCTTCAATTCCAGGCTTTGTATTACACCTTGATCAAGTCCACTCTTCCTCCGAAAGGCTGCGATCTCTAGGTTAGAGGTCTCCACCTCCTTGTTGAGCACCGCCACAATATTCTCAAACACATGCAACTTGTTTTCCAGCTCAGAAATCACTTTCTCCCTTACTAGCCGTTGCAGACTTGACTCTTCCTCACAAACAGATGAGCCAG
The DNA window shown above is from Lepidochelys kempii isolate rLepKem1 chromosome 16, rLepKem1.hap2, whole genome shotgun sequence and carries:
- the TRAF1 gene encoding TNF receptor-associated factor 1 isoform X6, whose translation is MHTEGPSKEKNHSTPLNSKEGCRFSEIGCSFRGSKEKTKEHEKTAVGTHLMMLLQHIKQLKASLCPAGGAANGIIPHLATAESKVKGLERKVSDLQIQGALEVSGDLEVDCFPGSSVCEEESSLQRLVREKVISELENKLHVFENIVAVLNKEVETSNLEIAAFRRKSGLDQGVIQSLELKIAELHRCLAQKDAGLSKLHKRLQSFEQASYDGVFLWKITDVSRKYHDSVTGRVVSLFSPAFYTAKYGYKVCLRTYLNGDGTGKGTHVSLFFVVMKGEYDALLPWPFKHKVTFMMLDQNNREHVIDAFRPDLTSASFQRPVSDMNVASGCPMFLPLCKLQSPKYAYVKEDTLFLKCIIETNS